One Deinococcus grandis DNA window includes the following coding sequences:
- the rapZ gene encoding RNase adapter RapZ → MPFVVVSGLSGSGKSTALRTLEDAGFFITDNLPPELWGAMHDLVHARGLTRVAISTDVRTRDFMGALEDSYVRLSRRREDLRVLFLEANDDVLLKRYNFTRREHPLGENLMFDFARERELLAPLRSIADTVIDTTALSAKDLAAQVLRVFRLEHDFHLRLMSFGFKHAPPRDADLVLDVRSLPNPYYDPELRPRTGLDPEVAAYAFQGEASEQFYADLRDFVRVAAERARTTGRHGYTVAIGCTGGQHRSVAVASRLAHDLQDLNVDIMDHRDMKEPHE, encoded by the coding sequence ATGCCGTTTGTCGTCGTGTCCGGTCTGTCCGGCAGTGGAAAAAGCACCGCGCTGCGAACCCTGGAGGACGCCGGGTTCTTCATCACGGACAACCTCCCGCCCGAACTGTGGGGCGCCATGCATGACCTCGTGCACGCCCGCGGCCTGACCCGCGTGGCCATCAGCACCGACGTCCGCACCCGTGACTTCATGGGCGCGCTGGAGGACAGCTACGTGCGCCTCTCACGCCGCCGCGAGGACCTGCGCGTCCTGTTCCTCGAAGCGAACGACGACGTGCTGCTCAAACGCTACAACTTCACCCGCCGCGAACATCCGCTCGGGGAGAACCTGATGTTCGACTTCGCGCGGGAACGCGAACTGCTCGCCCCGCTGCGCTCCATCGCGGACACCGTGATCGACACGACCGCCCTGAGCGCCAAGGACCTCGCCGCGCAGGTTCTGCGGGTCTTCCGGTTGGAACACGACTTCCACCTGCGCCTGATGTCCTTCGGGTTCAAGCACGCCCCGCCCCGCGACGCGGACCTCGTGCTGGACGTGCGCAGCCTGCCCAATCCCTACTACGACCCGGAACTGCGCCCCCGCACCGGCCTGGACCCCGAGGTCGCCGCGTACGCCTTCCAGGGCGAGGCCAGCGAGCAGTTCTACGCCGACCTGCGCGACTTCGTGCGGGTCGCCGCCGAACGCGCCCGCACCACGGGCCGCCACGGGTACACCGTCGCGATCGGCTGCACCGGCGGGCAGCACCGCAGCGTGGCCGTCGCCTCACGCCTCGCGCACGACCTGCAGGACCTGAATGTCGATATCATGGATCACCGCGACATGAAAGAACCCCATGAGTGA
- the metG gene encoding methionine--tRNA ligase, with amino-acid sequence MSQDPFFITTAIDYANGAPHIGHVYEKILTDAIARYQRLAGRDVFFLTGTDEHGEKIAKAAAKAGQTPQVFVDDLATRAFKGLWDRLEISYDDFVRTTEGRHKRFVQDVLQRVYDAGDIYFDEYEGLYSVGAERYVTEKELVEGPDGVRRYPGDKDPPELRREANYFFRMEKYQAWLQGHIQQNPDFIQPAGYRNEVIEMLREPIGSLSISRPKSRVPWGIELPWDPDHVTYVWFDALLNYVSAPVSKGAKPDVIGTAWHVIGKDILKPHAVFWPTMLKAAGLPPYRRLVVHSHILAEDGRKMGKSLGNAIDPEALVGAYPVDAIRYTLLREATLSADSPYGEGILVNRLNSDLANDLGNLLSRTVSMIQKYRAGVIPAAADLSDRDREIEAAALALPGQILGLVDDLKINMAIEAAMNFVRDLNRYIAESAPWTLAKSEETQRRLDTVLYTAAEGLRVASVALEAVIPVKARELRAQLGLGGHTYALQAAWGLTPAGTRVQGGAILFPKPEPKDTPTPAAPIPKPGKKEKTMTQTAPEPTTTAPAAAPAPAAAPEAEGTLISIDEFARIDLRVAEVIAAEAVAKADKLLKLTVKLGEEERTVVSGIRRWFEPEALVGRKVILVANLKPAKLRGIESQGMILAAEDDQGNLDLVGLGLDLPSGTKVR; translated from the coding sequence ATGAGCCAAGACCCGTTTTTCATCACGACCGCCATCGACTACGCCAACGGCGCGCCCCACATCGGGCACGTCTACGAGAAGATCCTCACCGACGCCATTGCCCGCTACCAGCGCCTCGCCGGGCGGGACGTGTTCTTCCTGACCGGCACGGACGAGCACGGCGAGAAGATCGCCAAGGCCGCCGCGAAGGCCGGGCAGACCCCGCAGGTGTTCGTGGACGACCTCGCCACGCGCGCCTTCAAGGGCCTGTGGGACCGCCTGGAAATCAGCTACGACGATTTCGTCCGCACCACCGAGGGGCGCCACAAGCGTTTCGTGCAGGACGTCCTGCAACGCGTGTACGACGCCGGGGACATCTACTTCGACGAGTACGAGGGCCTGTACTCGGTCGGCGCCGAGCGCTACGTCACCGAGAAGGAACTCGTGGAGGGTCCCGACGGCGTGCGCCGCTACCCCGGCGACAAGGACCCGCCCGAACTGCGCCGCGAGGCGAACTACTTCTTCCGCATGGAGAAGTACCAAGCGTGGCTGCAAGGGCACATCCAGCAGAACCCGGACTTCATCCAGCCCGCCGGGTACCGCAACGAGGTCATCGAGATGCTGCGTGAACCCATCGGGTCGCTGAGCATCTCCCGGCCGAAGAGCCGCGTCCCGTGGGGTATCGAGTTGCCCTGGGACCCGGACCACGTCACGTACGTGTGGTTCGACGCGCTGCTGAACTACGTGTCCGCGCCCGTCAGCAAGGGTGCCAAGCCCGACGTGATCGGCACCGCGTGGCACGTGATCGGCAAGGACATCCTCAAGCCGCACGCGGTGTTCTGGCCGACCATGCTCAAGGCCGCCGGGCTGCCCCCCTACCGCCGCCTCGTGGTGCACAGCCACATCCTCGCGGAGGACGGCCGCAAGATGGGCAAGAGCCTCGGGAACGCCATCGACCCCGAGGCGCTCGTGGGCGCGTACCCGGTCGACGCGATCCGCTACACCCTGCTGCGCGAGGCGACCCTCAGTGCCGACAGCCCCTACGGCGAGGGGATCCTAGTGAACCGCCTGAACAGCGACCTCGCCAACGACCTGGGCAACCTGCTCTCGCGGACCGTCAGCATGATCCAGAAGTACCGCGCGGGCGTCATTCCCGCCGCGGCGGACCTCAGCGACCGCGACCGTGAGATCGAGGCCGCCGCGCTGGCCCTGCCCGGGCAGATCCTGGGCCTCGTGGACGACCTGAAGATCAACATGGCCATCGAGGCCGCCATGAACTTCGTGCGTGACCTGAACCGCTACATCGCCGAGAGTGCCCCGTGGACCCTCGCCAAGAGCGAGGAGACGCAGCGCCGCCTGGACACCGTGCTGTACACCGCCGCCGAGGGCCTGCGCGTCGCCAGCGTCGCCCTGGAAGCCGTGATTCCCGTCAAGGCCCGCGAACTGCGCGCCCAGCTGGGCCTCGGCGGGCACACCTACGCCCTGCAGGCCGCGTGGGGCCTCACGCCCGCCGGGACGCGCGTGCAGGGCGGCGCGATCCTCTTCCCGAAACCCGAACCGAAAGACACCCCCACCCCCGCCGCGCCCATCCCGAAGCCCGGCAAGAAAGAGAAAACCATGACCCAGACAGCCCCCGAACCGACCACCACCGCCCCCGCTGCCGCCCCGGCCCCCGCCGCCGCACCCGAGGCCGAGGGGACGCTGATCAGCATCGACGAGTTCGCCCGCATCGACCTGCGCGTCGCGGAAGTCATCGCCGCCGAGGCCGTCGCCAAGGCCGACAAGCTCCTGAAACTCACCGTGAAACTCGGCGAGGAGGAACGGACCGTCGTCAGCGGCATCCGCCGGTGGTTCGAACCCGAGGCCCTGGTCGGCCGCAAGGTCATCCTGGTCGCCAACCTGAAACCCGCCAAGCTGCGCGGCATCGAATCGCAGGGCATGATCCTCGCCGCCGAGGACGACCAGGGCAACCTGGACCTCGTCGGCCTGGGCCTAGACCTGCCCAGCGGCACCAAGGTCCGCTGA